CCGACTCCTCCCCGAGCTTTCAGGCCAAGAGCCTGGATTAGATCAGTAAAGCGCCTCTTCATCATCCAGCACATCGTGGATGATATCCAGGAACATCTTGTCCGCTTCACTCCAGTTCTCCGGAATCCGGATGTTGGTGCTGGCACTGATCTCCTGTGCAATCAGCTCCTCGGCATTCGGCTGACCGCGATGCTTGCGAGCGATTTCCATGGATTTTACGGCAATAGTCGGATCGCTCAGAACCTTCTTGATAAAGGTCCTCAGCTCATCAATCATCTTCGCCTGACGGCTCTCAACGGATGAACTCATACTTCACTCCATGGACAAATAGGCTTGCGGGGTGAAACACCCCTTTTTAAAGATAGTATGACCAAACTCGGTTTATACAACCAGCCCGGTCAGATCAACAAGCCCCGGAGCGTAAAGAACAGCGTCGCCGCCATGATGGCAGATGCAGGCACCGTAATGATCCAGGCTGCGGCAATTCGCACAAGGTGCGAACGCTTGACCATCTCTTCGCGGTAAATCTTCTTCAGGCGCTTGCGCTCCGACTTGGACAGGGGTACCTGCTTTTTCTTCTTCGCCTGTTTCAGCAGATTCTCCATCTCCTCAACCGAGGCATTGCGAAAATCATCCAGGAAAGGCTTGAGACGCTCCTGCTCTGCCGGATCATGGTGCTCCATGATCTTGTGCAACTGGGTTGCATAGTTGGACTTCAGGTACTCGCGAAGGAAGCCAACGCCGAACACGCCACCGATTGCGATATGGGTGGAGCTGACCGGCAGGCCCAACTGGGACGCAAGAATCACCGTGAGTGCCGCCGACAGGGCAATACAGAAGGCCCGGGTCTTATCCAGTTCGGTGATCTCACTGCCAACGGTCTTGATCAGTCGCGGCCCAAACAGCATCAGGCCAACGGCCAGACCCAGGGCGCCTACCATCATCACCCACATCGGGATACTGGCGGAAGTCACCACAGAATTCGCGGACAGGGCATCGTTGATCGCCGCCAGCGGACCAATGGCATTGGCAACGTCGTTGGCGCCATGGGCAAAGCTCAGCAATGCCGCAGCAAAAATCAAAGGCCAAGTGAAGAGGGTATTCACGCCTGCTGAACTGTTCTCCATGGTCGATGCCATGCGCCCCACCAGGGTACGCATGATGAAAAAGACCACGGCAGCCGCGGCAAGGCCGATGAGCGTAGCCTCAAGAAAATCGACTTTCACGATCTTCTTGACGCCCTTGATCATCAGATAGGTGCCAAAAGCCCACGCCATAATTGCGACCAGCCAGGGCACGAACGTGCGGGCGGCCGGAATGACTTCCTTGCGATAAAGCACGGTCTTCTTGATCGCGAACAGGAAGAGGGCCGCCAGAGCACCACCAAGAACCGGGGAAATCACCCAGCTGGCGGCAATCTTGCCCATCACCGCCCAGTCAGCGATCCCCCAGCCACCGGCGGCAATACCGGCGCCCAGAACGCCGCCAACGATGGAGTGAGTGGTGGACACCGGTGCACCCATCCAGGTGGCCAGGTTCAGCCAGAGCGCGCCCGCCAGCAAGGCGGCTGTCATCAGCCAGACAAAAGCCCGACTGTCTTCCAGATTGGAAGGATCGATGATGCCGCCCTTGATGGTGGACACCACGTCACCGCCGGCGATAATCGCACCACCGGCTTCAAAAATTGCGGCGATAACAACAGCCGCGCCCAGGGACAAGGCCCCGGAGCCCACGGCAGGGCCCACATTATTGGCAACGTCATTGGCGCCGATATTGATCGCCATGTATCCGCCAATGACCGCAGCGGCCATCAGCAGCATACTGTTGGGCATTCCCTGACTGAATGATCCGACAGTCAACCATACGCCAAGTAAGAAAAGCAGGCTGATGCCGACCCTGTATCGTTCCGTGGTAGGGCTGGTAAGAAGGGTATCCAGGTATCCGCTCGAACGGGCCATAACAGATCAGGTCTCGTTTAGTCTGTGAGGATTGGGGGCGACCTCAGTCGCGCGGCAACTATAAAATTTTTGACATGAAAATGAAATAAAACGGTCACAATTCGCACAGACTAAACACATCACAGACTGGAGTGCAAAAACCCATTAAATTGACTCATAATTCCAAAAATAAGCGTCAAAATTACAAAAACAGCAGAATAAGGTCCCCATGCCCCATTCACCCTCCTCCGGACAGCTGGCTGCCGGCGAGCGGGAAGACGGCCAGGTTTCGCGACTGCTTACCTGGCTCTCGGCAACCGCTATCGTTTTTCTTATTGGCATCGGAACCAAGGCCTGGTTTGCCGGGCACTTGACCCATGCCTGGGTGCTCTGGTCATTCATCGGCCTGATCGCGCTGAATATGCTGTACTTCGCCAGCACCGGAAACCGTGCGCGCCAGAAAGCCGGGATGATCGTGATTGTGGGGCTGCTGTTCACCTACCTGATCGCCTCCGGCGGTGAGAGCAACACCGGGCCACTCTGGTTTTATGTCTTCCCTCCTCTGCTGTTTTATCTGACCGATCTCAAAACCGGCACGGCCGTTCTGCTGTTCTGTTACCTGATTGCCGTCGTGGTATTCCAGTTTCCGGGGTTGCCCCTGGTCTCCGCGGAATACAGTATGGATTTCAAGATCCGTTTTTTTGCAGCCCTGACCTTCGAATCGATTTTCTGTTTTGTCCTTGAAGCCAGCCGACTGAAAGCACGCAACGAACTTCTGATCCTTGCCGAAACCCACGAGCACGCCGCCCGCACCGATGAGCTCACCGGGCTGGCCAATCGCCGTGAAATGCAGAACCGCCTCAACATGGAGTTTTCCCGTTACCAGCGTTCCGGCCACCATTTTTCCATTGCCCTGATCGATCTGGACCTTTTCAAACAGATCAACGACCGATTCGGACACGACGCTGGCGACCATGTCCTGCGGGAGTTCGCCGCATTGATGCGAACCGTGATTCGCCAGGCGGATGTCGCGGCCCGATGGGGAGGTGAAGAGTTTCTGGTCTTGTTGCCGGACACTTCCCTGCTCCAGGCCCTCACGCTGGCTGAGCGATTACGGTCCCAGGTTGCCCGCCATCCGTTCCGGTTCAGTGATCAGGCCTTGCCGGTGACCATCAGTGCCGGTGTCTGCTCCATTGCCAAGGCCCGCTCCCTCGACGATCTGCTCAAGCAGGCCGACCTGAACCTCTATAACGCCAAGGAAGCCGGGCGCAACCAGATAGCACCGCGGGTTCGAAGCCAGGAAAGCGGGACCTCCGCCAGTCTCTCGCCTTGAGGCAGCAAATTACTACCGCTATGATCGTGCGCCACTGAACAACCGTAACGTCATTTCCATGGCAGCGAACAGGTAACCTATGACATCACTCAGAATCCTGGTGGGCAGCGTCTACGGTGGCGCACTCCTGACGGCCAGAACCATCAAAAAGGAGCTGGAAAAAGAGGGGCACCACGTGACCGTGCTGGAAAATCCGGCGCTGGATGACATCACCTCGAACGATGATCCACTTCTGGTGTGCACCTCCACAACCGGGCAGGGCGAACTGCCGGCGAACCTGTTGCCCTTCTACCTGGACCTTCGGGATCAACTGCCCCAGCAGCCAGGCCGGCCGTTTGGCATTATCGTGCTGGGCGACAGCTCTTACGGTGATACCTTCTGTGGCGCCGGCGACCTGATTGAGGAAGCTCTGTACGAGACTGCCGCCCGCAAGGTTGGAGACACGCTTCGGATTGATGCACTCGAAACCATGGAACCGGAAACCGAAGCACTGCCCTGGGTCCGGTCATGGCTGGAGCAGGTATGAGCCACAGCTACAAAAATTTGCCAAACAGGACCCGCCGGTGACTTGAGCCGCCAAAGGCGACACGCCATACTCGTCTGGACAACGACAATTAAACGGTACGACGTGGCATCCATTTACTGGCTTCGTTTACTGATAACGCTTCTGCTGTTATCGGGTCTGGCCGCCCCATCCCTCGGGGCTGAGGTTTCCTATGTTCCGCAGATCGAGTATCTGCGCACCGCCACCGATAACAAGCTCACAGCCAGTGAAGCCCTGGCTTCCGACGACTGGCAAACGCTCGAGGAAGAAAGCCCGAATTTTGGCTATATCCAGGACATCGTCTGGCTCCGGTTTCCGGTGGGCCACCCTGCGACGATCAATCTGCTGGAAGTTCGTTACTCACAACTGGACGAGCTGACCTTTTTCCTGCTTGAGAACGATCGGATCGCACAGCGCGTGGAAACCGGCGATCACGTTCCCTTTGACCAGCGCCCGATACTGCACCGCCATTTCCTGTTCCCTTTTGAACAGAGCATTGCCAGCGAGTATGAGATATTGCTTGAGGTGCGCACAGACGGTGCCATGCAGATTCCGGTGCGACTCTGGAACGCCCAGGCGTTTTTCGAGCACTCATCCACGGAAGACCAGATGCATGCGGTCTATTACGGCATCCTGATCACCGTCATTTTCTTCAATCTGTTTATTTTTGCCGCTCTACGAGAGCCGGTATACCTTCTCTACGTTCTTTCAACACTGGGCTACCTCCTGCTGATTGGCAGCCTGAACGGGACTACCTTTCAGTTTCTCTGGCCCCACAGCCCCGCCCTACAGAATCAGATCATGTTGCTGACGGTGCCCTTCTCTCTGCTGTTCACGCTCATTTTTTCCCGTTCGTTCCTGAAGCTTGAAGCCACCGGCCCCGTTCTGAACCGGCTCGTAGTGTTCATGGTTTCCGTGAATGCAGTAGTTGGGCTTATGACATTCTTCCTGGACTACAGCACCGGCAGTCGCCTGACCGTAGCCCTGGCAATACCCAGTTGTCTGCTGCTCACTGTACTGGGGCCGGTGCAATGGTGGAAGGGAAACCCGCAGGCCGGCTATTACACCGTGGCCTGGGCCGCATTGACTCTGGGCAGCGCGATTACGGCGGCTAACAAATACGGTTTGCTGCCCAACAATTTTGTGACCACTTACGGTATGCAGATCGGATCGGCACTGGAAGCCATTCTGCTAACCCTGGCTCTGGCGGCACGGCTTTATCAGGAACGGCAGGACAAGGTCGAGGCGCGGGAAGCGGAACTGAAGGCTCTGGCGGCACGGCGGTCAGCAGAGCTGAAGCTGATGGATCATGCATTGCACAACCCCCTCACCGGCCTTCCCAACCGGGGCAGTCTGGAGATGATGCTGAATGATCTGATGATTCGCAGCCCGGAGCGACGCTATGGCATTGCGGTCATCCACCTGAACAACTTGCAGTCGGTTACCAAAACCCTGGGGCATCGCAACAGTGACCGGATTCTGGAACTGGCATCCAAGCATTACAATGCCGTGGCGCGGGAGCTTCCGGGCACCCTGCCGGTGGAACAGAGTGACCAGCGCAATTTTTACCTGGCATCACTGGATCCTCAGACCTTTGCGTTCATTGTCGACGCCGATGCCACAGGCGCCGTGCCCAGGGCCATTCTCAAGGCTCTGGAAGGCATACGCTACCCGATAGACTATCTGGGCATGCAGATTCCCCTGGACCCAAGGCTTGGGGTGGCCATCTTTCCTGAACACGGCACGGATGCAAACACCCTGATACGCCGTGCCGTCATCGCCGAAGGCTCGGATTCCGCGTTAGAGCGCGGTATTGCCTATTACAAGTCCAAAAAAGACTCTTACAGTGCCGACCGGCTGACCATGGTGTCGGAGCTGCGACACGCCCTGAACACCAACGAGCTTGTCCTGTTCATGCAGCCCAAGCAGAGCCTGAAGACAGGTCGGATTGTCGGAATTGAAGTTCTGATTCGGTGGCCTGGCCGGGCGAAACCGATCCGCGCCGATGAGATAATTACCCTTGCGGAACAGACGGGCCTGATCAAACCGCTGACCCGGTGGGTACTCGAGCAATCACTGGAGCTGCGTTCACGGTTGCTGGATCGTGGCTGGCCTATGAACATATCCATCAACATCTCGCCCAACAACCTGCGGGAACCGGACTTTCCCATTTTCGTTCAACGTTTGATGAACAGCTATCACAGCCATCAGGGCGCCATTATTTTCGAAGTAACCGAAACCTCCATGATGCAGGACCCGGGCAACTCTCTGAAAGCCCTCAACTCTCTGAGCGCCACGGGTATCCCGGTATCAATCGATGACTTCGGCTCCGGGTATTCCTCCCTGTCCTATATCAAGCAGTTGCCCGCAAGCGAGATCAAGATCGATCGTTCACTGGTTACCGAGCTCACCACCGAGGCGGAAGACCGTGTGATTGTCCAGACCACCATTGAAATGTGCCACAGCCTGGGCTACCAGGTGGTGGCAGAAGGCGTGGAGGATGACGTCACAGCCAATCTGCTCCGGGACATGGGCTGCGACATGATCCAGGGCTACCTGCTGACGCCGTCGCTGCCGTTTGATGAACTGTTGGAGTGGCTGGAGCGCAGTCAACAACAGCCCGAGCGGCGCAAGCTGGGGTGACTGGCTAGGACCTCTGCCGGATCAGCGCTTCCTGGGTGGTGGATGCCACCAGCACCCCCTCCTGATTGAAGAAATTACCGCGATTGAAACCCCGCCCGGCCGACGCGCTGGGGCTGTCCTTGTCGTACAGCAGCCATTCGTCCATGCGGAAATCCCGGTGGAACCAGATCGCGTGATCCAGGCTGGCCACCTGCAGCCCCTTACTCATGAAGGTCAGGCCGTGTGGGTTCAGTGAAGTGCCGAGAAACTGGAAATCCGATGCATAGGTCAGCAGGCAGCGGTGCAGCACGGGATCGTCGGGAAGATGCCCCTGTGCGCGGAACCAGCTCTGTTTATGGGGCGGGCGCTTCTCCGGCTTCAGGGGGTTGACCGGGTTCACCGGCCGAATCTCGATTGGGCGGTCGCGGGTCAGGATCGGCCGCATTTTTTCCGGCACCTGGGGGGCCAGCAGTTCGCCCCACTCCTGTTCCGAGCGCAGTGTTTCCGGGTCCGGCGCATCCGGCATGGTCAGCTGATGCTCGAAACCCTCCTCGGCCACCTGAAACGACATCGACCCGGTCAGGATTTCCTTGCCATCCTGACGGGCAATAACCCGACGTACCGAGAAACTGCCACCATCGCGGACGCGCTGGACCTCGTAGTCGATGGGCATGCTCTGGTTACCAGGGCGCAGAAAATAGGCATGGAGGGAGTGACACAGGCGACCTTCGACCGTCCGGCTGGCCGCCATCAACGCCTGGCCGAGCACCTGGCCGCCAAACACGTTGGGAAAGCCCAGATCCTCACTGTCACCCTGGAAATGATCGTCACCGATGGGCGAGAGATCCAGCAACTCCACCAGTCTCTTGGTTACCTCAAGCATGCCTGCTCCTGTGATTTCGTTAGCACACGAAGGAGTTTTCTACCGCAAGCGGCGAAATTTCGCAACGGAAAGCCGTGATCGGTCATTATAAAACAGCCCCGTGGGAACGGGGCTGTCGCATGGAACGGGAGAGTCAGCCGTGTATCGGTGGCACTTCCTTCGAGAGGGCCTGCTTTTCCATGGCAAAGCTGCCGGTCACCGCAAATCCAAGGACATCGCCACCGGGGCTCTTGAACAGTGCCTTGACGCTGGTGCCATCCTGCTCCACCTCCCAGCTGCCCTCGGCCTCCGAGGGTGGCGGGCAAACCGCCGTGGGACAACAGGGGGTTTTGATCATCACCGGCATGGTGCCGTAGCTCACTTCAGTGCGCTCACCCAGCAGCGTTTTGGCAAGCGCCCGGGAACAGGCCATCAGCGGCAACACATACAGCAGGACGTGTCCGTCCACTTCGGCGCAGTCGCCGAGTGCGTAGACATCCGGTGCCGAGGTCTCCAGAGCGCGATTGACGACGATGCCACGGGACGTCTCGAGCCCGGCAGCCCGGGCCAGATCGGTCCTGGGACGCAGGCCGACAGCGGACAGTACCAGATCTGCCTCGAGAACTTCGCCATTGGCCAGGGTAAGACTGACACCATTACCCTGGCGGTCCACCCGTTCAACCACGGTACCCAGGTGAAAGCCAACCCCCAGATTCTCCAGCTCCTGCTGGACAGCGCTGGCCGCAGCCTCCGGTAGCAATCCGGGCATCACCTCCTCGGAGGGTGCAATTACCTCAACGTCATAACCGCCGTTGCGAAGGTCGTTGGCAAACTCACAACCGATCAGACCGGCCCCCATGATCGCCACCCGCTTGCCCTCGCCCAGGGCTTCCCGGAAGGCGCGATAATCCATCAGGTCATTGATAGAGAACACATGCTCCTGAGCATCCCCGTCGAGGCTAAGCCGGATTACATCGGCACCCCAGGCGAGGACCAGCTTGCTGTAGGCAAGGCGTTCATCACCGAGAATCAGTTCGTGGGCGTCGGTATCAATGCCGGTAACCGTGGCAAAGGTGCGGATCCGGACGTTCAACTGCTCTGCCATGGCGTCGGTCGCGCCCTGGGCCAGCCCGTCGGCATCCTTCCCCTTGGTAAAGCCGGTGGACAACATGGGCTTTGAATAACTCACGCCATCGTCGGCGGTCACCATCAGAACCGGTGACTCCTTGTCCTGCTTGCGGATTTCCCGTGCCAGCGAATAGCCGGACAACCCGGTACCAACGATGATGATGGGGGCCTGTTCAGTCATAACCGCATTCCTGTATTTAACGAACCCTGGCAGATTTCACCTGCCGCGCGCCGGTCAAGATCAGCCGATCTCGATCATCTCGAAGTCTTCCTTACCGACACCGCAATCGGGACAGACCCAGTCTTCCGGTACATCTTCCCACTTGGTACCAGGCTCAATGCCGTCCTCGGGCCAGCCCTCGGCCTCATCGTAAATCAGGCCACAAACCACGCACTGCCACTTCTTCATAGGTTTTCTCCAAAAAATCAGTCGGGCGCAATAATAATTGTCGGACAATCATGCACGCAAGTGTTTAGTTCGCATAACAGATACGAACAACTGTCGAATCAGGCCATCATACCCATCGCTCCGGAATTGACCAATGCCAATACCGACGGCCCCGCCGGGGGTTTTCTGCCAATAGCCACAATTACAGATCTGACAACAGAAGCCGCCCCTCCCTTCTGCCGCCCCTCTCCGGTATAATCGCCGGTTTTACGACAGGACCGACCGATATGACCGATACCGTCGCCGAAATGAACCAGGTAATGGCCGAGGCCGACTGCCTGGTCGATGAACAGCAGGTACAGACTGCAATCGGCAACCTGGCCGACGATATTACCGCCCGCCTGAAAGACAGCAACCCCCTGCTATTCTGTGTGATGAATGGCGGACTTATCCTTACCGGACAACTGCTTCCCAGACTCCGGTTTCCGGTCCAGGCCGAATACCTGCACGCCACCCGTTATCGTCAGGAAACCACAGGCGGCATCCTTGAGTGGAAGTTACAGCCCGAGGCCGACATGAACGGCCGTACCATCCTGATTGTCGATGACATTCTTGATGAGGGCACCACCCTGTGCGCCATCGCCGACTACTGCCGCGCCCACGGCGCCCGTGAAGTGCTGACGGCGGTTCTTGTCGACAAGCAACACGACCGCAAAGCCCGCCCGGATCTGAAAGCCGATTTCACCGGTCTGGAAGTGGAAGACCGCTTCCTGTTCGGCTACGGCATGGACTACAAGGGCTACTGGCGTAACGCGCCCGGCATCTATGCTGTCAAGGGACTCTGACATCGACAGCCGCCTGACCATACCTCCGACGGACTGGTACCAATCGCTGACGGCTGCCGGCCTCCGAAATCCGAAAGTGCATGGGCCCGCCCGGTACTGGCTGCAGGTTGAGGGCTCATTTACCCGGGCCCTGCAGAAACAATGCAGCCGCTCCTTTCACGTTGAGGTCCGCCGCGAGGGTTTTGCAACGCCCACACAGGAAGAGGCCAGACATCTTGGCATTCCACACCGGCAGTTCGCATGGATACGGGAAGTCAGCCTGTGTGGTGATAACCAGCCCTGGGTTTTGGCCAGAACGGTCATTCCCCTGAACTGCCTGGAAGGTGAGGGCCGACGACTGCTGCACCTGGGAAACCGGCCGTTGGGCGCCTACCTGTTCACAAGCCCCCATTGGCGACGGGGACCACTGGAAACCGGGCTCTGCAACCCGGCACTGCCCGGGCAGCCGGAACTGGCCCGTCGCTCCCTGTTCAGCGGCCACAACAGCTCCCTGCTGGTTGGTGAATACCTGCTGCCAGCCCTGTTTCAGCGGAGCACGCTTTAACCGGCCTCCTGCGACTGGCTATAATCGCTGTTCTCATTCAATTCCCAGAACACCAGACGGACGCCCGCCATGCTGCCTGATGTTGTGCCAGAACCTATCCAGCGCCGGTTGGCCGATTATGCCAGCCTGCTGAGAATCGACCGCCCGATCGGCACCCTGCTCCTGCTGTGGCCAACCTACTGGGCCCTCTGGCTGGCCGGTGATGGTAGCCCCGGGCTTGGCAACGTTATTGTGTTCACCCTGGGCGTCTTCTTCATGCGTGCGGCCGGCTGCGCCATCAACGATTTCGCCGACCGCGACTGGGACAAGCACGTCAAACGCACAAAGGATCGTCCTCTGACCGCTGGCCGGGTCAAACCCTGGGAAGCGGTGGCGCTGTTCGCCGGCTTGTGCCTGGTTTCCTTCCTGATGGTGGTTCTGTTCACCAACCCGCTGACTCTGTATCTCTCCTTCGGCGGTGCGCTGCTGGCGTTCATCTACCCGTTCATGAAGCGCTACACCCATTTTCCCCAGCTGTTCCTCGGCGCAGCTTTTTCATGGGCCATCCCCATGGCCTGGGCGGCGGAAGCGGGGGAGCTGAGCCAGCTCACCTGGCTGTTGTTCACGGCCAACGTGCTCTGGACCGTGGCCTACGACACGCTCTATGCCATGGTGGACCGTGACGACGACCTGAAAGTGGGCATCAAATCCACGGCCATCCTGTTTGGCGATGCCGATAAAGCGATCATTGCCATGCTTCAGGGCATGGTGGTGCTGATACTGATCATGGTAGGCCACCGCGCTGAACTGGGCACTTTCTATTACCTGGGTGTTGTGGCCATGGCCTGCCTGTTCGTGTACCACCAGTACCTGGCGCGGGAACGGGAACGTGAGGGTTGCTTCAAGGCGTTTCTCAATAATAACTGGGCCGGCTTTGCGGTTTTTGTGGGCCTGGTGATTGATCTCATGGTCAACTGAACCTGTCATATACTTGTAACACTTGAGCGTTGTAATGAGGCAGCAACAAATCAAGGTCTGACACAGGTTAACGCCCATGAATGGAAAAACTGTCCTGATCGTCGATGACGAGGCACCGATTCGCGAGATGATCGCCGTGGCCCTCGAAATGGCAGATTATGACTATCTGGAGGCAGAGGATGCCCGGGAAGCCCATGCCCTGATTGTCGACAAACAACCGGATCTCGTGCTCCTCGACTGGATGCTACCCGGCACCAGTGGTGTGGAACTGGCACGTCGCCTGAAGAAAGAGGAAGCGACGGCCGACATTCCCATTATCATGCTCACCGCCAAGGTTGAGGAAGACAACAAGATCCAGGGCCTGGAAGTGGGTGCCGACGACTACATCACCAAACCCTTCAGCCCACGGGAGTTAGTTGCCCGTTTGAAAGCGGTCCTGCGTCGTGCAACGCCACCGGGCGTAGACAGTCCGATTGAAGTGGAAGGCCTGACCCTGGACCCGGTCGGTCATCGCGTCACCACCCAGGAGGGTGCCCTTACCATGGGCCCCACCGAATACAGACTGCTACAGTTCTTCATGACCCACCAGGAACGGGTATATACTCGCTCCCAGCTTCTGGACCAGGTCTGGGGTGGCAACGTCTACGTTGAGGAACGGACAGTCGATGTACACATCCGCCGGCTCCGCAAGGCGCTCGGCGACAAGTACGACCACCTGATCCAGACGGTACGGGGAACCGGCTATCGTTTCTCGACCAGAGCCGCGTAAGTAACTCCGGCCAGCTGAGCATCGGCCCCGGAACGGACACAAGGCAGTTTTTGATGCAGCACAACTGGTCGCGATACCTGCGCTACATTATCGGTGGCCTGATTGGCTCTACCCTGGTTGGCCTTTACTTCGGAGAGCCTGTCTACGGCCTGACCTTTGGTCTGATTGTCTACCTGTGGTGGACGCTGCTTCAGGCCCGGCGCCTTTACCAGTGGCTGACCAACCCCAGCGCCACCGACGAAGCACCCCAGAGTATCGGGCTCTGGGGCGACATCTTCGACAATCTCCACAAACTGCATCAGACCCACCTGAGAACCCAGGACCGGTTAAGAGCCCAGATTAACCGGGTGCAGGAGTCCACCAACGCCATGCGCGATGGTGTGATCATGACTGACTCCCGGGGAGCCATGGAATGGTGGAACGGCTCCGCGGAATACCTGCTGGGCTTTAGGCGAAATACCGACCAGGGGCAGTACATCCATAATCTGATCCGCACGCCAGCGTTCAAGACCTACTTCGATTCGCGGGATTACCGGGACCCCCTGGAAATACATTCGCCGGCCAAGCCTCACATCCACCTGCAAATTCAGATCAGCCTGTTCGGTGATGACGATCGCCTGATCGTCGCCAAGGATGTAACCCGCCTGTACCAGCTCGAACAGATGCGCCGGGACTTCGTCGGTAACGTTTCCCACGAGATGCGCACGCCTCTGACCGTCATCAGCGGTTACCTGGAAACCCTGGTGGACAACGCTGAAGACCTGCCCCCGAAGTGGCGCCGCGCCATCAACACCATGGCCGCCCAGTCATCCCGAATGGAAGCCCTGATAACCGACCTGATCCTGCTATCGCGGATCGAAACCGGGGAACAGACGGTGAACGACACGCTCACGGACGTGGACCAACTGCTGACTCAGATCTGCCATGACGCCCGGGCACTCAGTGGCGAAAAACAGCACGAGATTTCCGTGCATATCGGCGACCACCGGTTGCTCAAAGGCGATGAAAGCCAGCTACGCAGTGCGTTTTCGAATCTGATTTTCAATGCCGTGAAGTACACGCCTGCAAACGGCCAGATCAGCGTATCCTGGTCGACAAACCGGGAAGGCGCTCACCTGTCCGTGAAGGACACCGGCATCGGCATTGATCCGGTTCACATACCTCGCCTGACGGAACGCTTCTACCGGGCCGATCCCAGCCGTCATAAGGATACCGGCGGCACTGGCCTTGGCCTGGCAATCGTCAAACACGTATTGCTCAACCACGATGGCAACCTGGAAATTCGCAGCCGGATTGGCGAGGGCAGTGAATTTATCTGCCACTTCCCCCGGGAACGACTGGTCGAACGCATCCCGGAGAGTGCGGAAGGCTAGCGCATACCCGCACGGAAACGGGCGACAAACCTCGATAAGTCCTCAAGCTTTTTCGGGTCTTCATCGACAAAACGGATGGTGACGCTGACAAAATCCGTGTCCTGGCGTTTATCCACCGCCTGCAACTGGTGCACGTAACCATTGAGGCGGGCCATCTGGCCTTCGCCGGTCTCGATATCGACCACCGCCTGATCGAGAATGCCCGGAAACACCTGATCCCGCTTGGCAATCACCCGCACCTCGGTCAGGTTGATATCCTTGACCACCGACTTCAGGGTGCTTTCCGCAAAGCGTACCGACGCCATGCTCATGGGACCGCGGGACGGGGTCTGTTTGGGCGTTGCGGCAGGGGCTGCCTGCGCAGGTGACGAAGGAGATGCAGCAGCTTGGCTATCCGCCACGGTGTCCGGCTTGCGGGTGAGCAGATTGGCCGACTCCTTGAACGCGTCGGCCGGACTGGCCATGGACTTGCCACTGCGATCCATGGCGTCTTTCAGTTTGCGGCCCATCACCTTGATGATCTTTTTGCTCAAGCCCTCGGGACTGAACGGCTTGCCCAGGTATTCGGAAACGCCCCCCTTGACCGCTTCAATTACGTGA
This genomic stretch from Marinobacter salsuginis harbors:
- the phoR gene encoding phosphate regulon sensor histidine kinase PhoR, with amino-acid sequence MQHNWSRYLRYIIGGLIGSTLVGLYFGEPVYGLTFGLIVYLWWTLLQARRLYQWLTNPSATDEAPQSIGLWGDIFDNLHKLHQTHLRTQDRLRAQINRVQESTNAMRDGVIMTDSRGAMEWWNGSAEYLLGFRRNTDQGQYIHNLIRTPAFKTYFDSRDYRDPLEIHSPAKPHIHLQIQISLFGDDDRLIVAKDVTRLYQLEQMRRDFVGNVSHEMRTPLTVISGYLETLVDNAEDLPPKWRRAINTMAAQSSRMEALITDLILLSRIETGEQTVNDTLTDVDQLLTQICHDARALSGEKQHEISVHIGDHRLLKGDESQLRSAFSNLIFNAVKYTPANGQISVSWSTNREGAHLSVKDTGIGIDPVHIPRLTERFYRADPSRHKDTGGTGLGLAIVKHVLLNHDGNLEIRSRIGEGSEFICHFPRERLVERIPESAEG
- a CDS encoding response regulator; amino-acid sequence: MAMLKALVVDDASFVRDLVKRTVRQRFPVIETTDAQNGRRAQSLMSRTAFDLILCDWEMPEMSGLELLQWMRQQPQYENVPFIMITSRGDKDHVIEAVKGGVSEYLGKPFSPEGLSKKIIKVMGRKLKDAMDRSGKSMASPADAFKESANLLTRKPDTVADSQAAASPSSPAQAAPAATPKQTPSRGPMSMASVRFAESTLKSVVKDINLTEVRVIAKRDQVFPGILDQAVVDIETGEGQMARLNGYVHQLQAVDKRQDTDFVSVTIRFVDEDPKKLEDLSRFVARFRAGMR